One window from the genome of Leuconostoc suionicum encodes:
- a CDS encoding class IIb bacteriocin, lactobin A/cerein 7B family produces MALFKELSNKELVNVNGGVVPVAVVLCVPTLALGIYQAGYAAGKDRAQAGLRR; encoded by the coding sequence ATGGCATTATTTAAGGAATTAAGCAACAAGGAATTAGTAAATGTAAATGGGGGAGTAGTCCCAGTAGCTGTAGTTTTGTGTGTCCCAACATTAGCACTTGGAATATACCAAGCTGGATATGCGGCAGGAAAAGACAGAGCCCAAGCTGGCTTACGCCGATGA
- a CDS encoding sensor histidine kinase: MPSHFFVDDVVTLYDSIATPILIGIIQFGVIKLIAPNLEIIRKNQHLQKSNRLKFINSLLSTSLILYLLTYQFNNASYKNAVNMFFVVSLISLLVYLKNTTQNYFNFQLAQQKQQQLDHLTTYTTQIEDLYKSINGFRHDYANLIVSLETSIQAGDINQIRSIYEDVLKNSSSVLNHGNHTLGSLTKIDIPAIKSILSNKIILALEKGIHIEFEIEQKWSTCHVDVFDYIRMLGILLDNAIEASEACSIAFINIAFITDNVKQEHRLIIENSTNQEFINISHIFQDGVTSKGANRGIGLSNMQHILSNYEQAHIETECSNYRFRQTLITQG, from the coding sequence TTGCCTTCACACTTTTTTGTAGATGATGTTGTGACTCTCTATGACAGCATTGCTACACCAATACTCATAGGTATTATACAGTTTGGTGTAATCAAACTGATTGCACCAAATCTAGAAATTATACGGAAAAACCAACACTTACAGAAAAGCAATCGCTTGAAATTTATCAATTCACTATTGTCTACTAGCCTAATACTTTATTTATTGACGTACCAATTTAACAATGCTTCATATAAAAATGCTGTTAATATGTTCTTTGTTGTTAGTTTAATATCATTATTGGTTTATCTTAAGAATACTACCCAAAATTATTTCAACTTTCAATTAGCACAGCAAAAGCAACAGCAATTAGATCATTTAACAACCTATACAACACAAATCGAAGATCTCTATAAAAGTATCAATGGCTTTCGTCATGATTATGCCAACCTAATTGTCAGTTTAGAAACAAGTATACAAGCCGGTGATATCAATCAGATTCGCTCTATATATGAAGATGTATTAAAAAACTCCTCGAGTGTATTGAATCACGGGAATCACACCTTAGGATCATTAACAAAAATCGACATCCCTGCTATCAAAAGTATTCTATCAAATAAAATTATTTTAGCACTAGAAAAAGGTATTCATATAGAATTCGAAATTGAACAAAAATGGTCCACTTGCCACGTTGATGTTTTTGATTATATTCGTATGCTGGGTATTTTGTTGGACAACGCTATTGAAGCCAGCGAAGCATGTTCAATAGCTTTTATTAATATTGCGTTCATTACAGATAATGTTAAGCAGGAGCACCGTCTCATTATTGAAAATTCTACTAATCAAGAATTTATTAATATCAGCCATATTTTTCAAGATGGCGTAACCAGCAAAGGAGCTAATCGTGGCATTGGATTGAGCAATATGCAACATATCTTAAGTAATTATGAACAAGCACATATAGAAACCGAATGCAGTAATTATCGATTCCGACAGACATTGATTACACAAGGATAA
- a CDS encoding class IIb bacteriocin, lactobin A/cerein 7B family codes for MDNYLGLSNFKELNSEELLESGGIAPLIVAGLWIAGGVGGAGVAGFAIGATAGYIANKK; via the coding sequence ATGGATAACTATCTGGGATTAAGTAACTTTAAAGAGTTGAATTCTGAAGAATTACTGGAGTCAGGAGGAATAGCTCCTCTGATTGTAGCTGGTTTATGGATCGCTGGAGGAGTTGGCGGTGCTGGAGTTGCGGGCTTCGCTATCGGAGCGACGGCTGGGTACATTGCTAATAAAAAGTGA
- a CDS encoding class IIb bacteriocin, lactobin A/cerein 7B family: protein MKELNTFANLSTEEMKNIHGGIIPVSPSTVKWYCAAVGGAFVWGYDKGYQFGKDLAK, encoded by the coding sequence ATGAAAGAATTGAATACATTTGCTAATTTATCAACAGAAGAAATGAAAAATATTCATGGTGGAATTATTCCTGTTAGTCCGAGTACTGTTAAGTGGTATTGCGCTGCAGTTGGTGGTGCCTTTGTGTGGGGATATGACAAAGGATATCAATTTGGAAAGGATTTGGCTAAATAA
- a CDS encoding hydroxymethylpyrimidine/phosphomethylpyrimidine kinase: MNKVLSIGGSDTSGGGGIEADIRTFEKYNIFNLVAIENIVTMAPQTWAVTQYTEPNDLFAAQLQTTLAVDLNGIKVGMISDVDNFNTLVGYLESVNPSVLLVDPVMATKLSIDNDRMVNLETYKAKLLAKADIITPNILEAAMLTGVESINNVSEMKVAAEKLSSYGIKYVVIKSGSRFGDNLATDVLYDGTTFEIFQRESIATDYNHGAGCTFSAAVLANTVKGLPIHEAVLDAKNFTFQSIENEVRVNQFVGHVWQGENGHGATK; encoded by the coding sequence ATGAATAAAGTATTATCTATCGGCGGATCAGATACAAGTGGTGGCGGTGGCATAGAGGCGGACATTAGAACTTTCGAAAAATACAACATATTTAATTTGGTTGCTATTGAAAATATTGTTACTATGGCACCACAAACATGGGCAGTGACGCAATATACAGAACCTAATGATTTGTTTGCGGCTCAATTACAAACAACATTGGCGGTTGATCTAAATGGCATTAAAGTTGGTATGATTTCAGATGTTGATAATTTCAATACATTGGTTGGCTATCTAGAAAGTGTGAACCCCAGTGTATTGTTGGTGGATCCCGTCATGGCTACAAAATTGTCAATCGATAATGATCGTATGGTTAATCTAGAGACCTACAAAGCAAAGTTGTTAGCCAAAGCGGACATTATTACGCCAAACATTTTGGAAGCAGCGATGTTAACGGGAGTGGAGTCTATTAACAACGTTTCCGAAATGAAAGTAGCCGCTGAAAAGTTGTCTAGCTATGGCATTAAATATGTTGTCATTAAATCGGGTAGTAGGTTTGGTGATAATCTAGCTACAGACGTGCTGTATGATGGTACTACTTTTGAAATATTCCAACGGGAATCGATAGCAACTGATTACAATCATGGTGCAGGCTGTACTTTTTCTGCAGCTGTATTAGCGAACACTGTGAAGGGATTGCCAATACACGAGGCGGTTCTTGATGCCAAAAATTTTACATTTCAGTCGATAGAAAATGAAGTTAGAGTCAATCAATTTGTAGGCCATGTTTGGCAAGGAGAAAATGGTCATGGGGCAACAAAATAG
- a CDS encoding class IIb bacteriocin, lactobin A/cerein 7B family: MINSIAVKELNDMELESINGGWSPQGFAISFVLGGAVGVGAYSIYQFGMDQGYRNNKK, encoded by the coding sequence ATGATCAACAGTATAGCGGTCAAGGAATTAAATGACATGGAATTAGAAAGCATTAATGGTGGTTGGTCACCACAAGGTTTTGCTATTTCCTTTGTACTTGGAGGGGCAGTAGGTGTTGGTGCCTATTCAATATATCAATTCGGTATGGACCAAGGATATCGAAATAATAAAAAGTAG
- a CDS encoding class IIb bacteriocin, lactobin A/cerein 7B family: MDSFKTLDHSELPEVVGGVVPIIVGGAVVLKVAAGMGGAFAAGYTIGYALTKKK, translated from the coding sequence ATGGATAGTTTTAAAACTTTGGATCACTCAGAACTTCCTGAAGTTGTTGGTGGCGTGGTGCCAATAATAGTGGGTGGCGCTGTAGTTCTGAAGGTGGCTGCTGGTATGGGTGGTGCTTTTGCGGCTGGATATACTATTGGATACGCGCTCACAAAGAAAAAGTAA
- a CDS encoding ComC/BlpC family leader-containing pheromone/bacteriocin translates to MNSQSLTSLSEFETIDNGQLEQIEGGIFPLIIGGVVITKGAVITGSLLAGAAGVGAYVGYKAKKNG, encoded by the coding sequence ATGAACTCACAATCATTGACTAGTTTGTCTGAATTTGAAACTATTGATAACGGACAGCTTGAACAAATTGAAGGTGGTATTTTCCCACTCATCATCGGTGGGGTAGTTATTACCAAGGGAGCGGTTATAACAGGTAGTTTATTAGCGGGAGCAGCGGGAGTTGGAGCATATGTTGGATATAAAGCAAAGAAAAATGGATAG
- a CDS encoding response regulator transcription factor codes for MHINILEDDIIQQQKLRRYLNELIQENNWSCQQINTYSKPEQLSQHLLSNGTHHIYFLDIEIKGSDKKGFQVAKEIRKHDPYAAIIFVTTHSEFLPLTFQYHISALDFIDKTQASSDFKQQLKECLTHLVEKRHQDKPLDLFHYNNSQCHFQIPFNDILFFETISGTRQIALVSKNKRIQFTARLQDIEAMDDRLFRSHRSYLVNINKIEQIDKVNNEIILHNQLTCLISRRKIKALRNLL; via the coding sequence ATGCACATCAACATTTTAGAAGATGATATCATACAGCAACAAAAATTGCGACGCTACTTAAACGAATTAATCCAGGAAAACAATTGGTCATGCCAACAGATTAACACTTACTCAAAGCCAGAACAACTATCACAGCACCTACTGAGTAATGGGACGCATCACATATACTTTCTCGATATTGAAATCAAAGGATCGGATAAAAAAGGGTTTCAGGTCGCTAAAGAAATTAGAAAACATGATCCATATGCTGCTATCATTTTTGTCACGACTCATTCTGAATTCTTGCCACTTACTTTCCAATATCATATCTCTGCACTGGACTTTATAGATAAGACGCAAGCATCAAGTGATTTTAAGCAGCAATTAAAAGAATGCTTAACTCATCTTGTAGAAAAAAGGCATCAAGATAAGCCTCTAGATTTATTTCACTACAATAACTCACAATGCCATTTTCAGATACCCTTCAATGATATTCTATTCTTTGAAACAATATCGGGCACACGACAAATCGCTTTAGTGAGTAAAAATAAACGTATCCAATTCACAGCTCGACTACAAGATATCGAAGCGATGGATGATAGATTATTCCGTAGCCATCGTTCCTATCTTGTAAATATTAATAAAATTGAACAAATTGATAAAGTTAATAATGAAATTATCCTTCATAATCAACTAACTTGTCTAATTTCCCGAAGAAAAATAAAAGCATTAAGAAACCTCCTGTGA
- a CDS encoding flavocytochrome c, with translation MVKFNFSCTNIDNLKSAYDFVVIGSGAAGMTAAIQAQELGLDVVIFEKLNNLGGNSMRASTGMNAVETMTQLKYQIIDSQESFYEETLKGGKGSNNKELLSYFVRHTESAIEWLSHHNIELNEIVSTGGMSKKRAHRPTGATAIGSYLVNGLQQQLVEKHIPVFNQTKVLSLVKNDGHISGVEIEHPQAGKKIINAKAVLIASGGFAQNRTLMSVYAPDLLRLGTTNHPGATGDGIKLATTAGGALVDMNKVQVHPTAQQETDHVYLIGEGLRGAGAILINHSGKRFTNEMATRDQVTKAIDDLHQDGAILIFDQGIREVFKAADFYVAMRLAVSGNTICELAEKIGVNPNNLEETVSSWNIYQETVEDIAFGRQTGMDRGIEKSPYYAIHIKPAVHYTMGGIKINSLTEVLNEIGETVPGLFAAGEVTGGLHGDNRIGGNSISETIVFGR, from the coding sequence ATGGTCAAATTTAATTTTTCGTGTACCAATATTGATAATTTGAAAAGTGCATATGATTTTGTAGTTATTGGGTCAGGTGCCGCAGGCATGACTGCGGCTATTCAGGCGCAAGAGTTGGGGCTGGATGTGGTTATATTTGAAAAGTTAAATAACCTAGGGGGTAATTCGATGCGTGCGTCTACTGGCATGAATGCTGTTGAAACGATGACACAATTAAAGTATCAGATAATTGACTCGCAGGAATCATTTTATGAAGAGACACTGAAGGGTGGAAAAGGTAGTAATAATAAGGAATTATTGTCATATTTCGTGAGACATACTGAATCTGCAATTGAATGGTTGTCTCATCATAATATTGAATTAAATGAGATTGTATCGACAGGTGGTATGTCAAAAAAACGCGCTCATCGACCAACCGGTGCCACCGCAATTGGCAGTTATCTTGTAAACGGGCTGCAACAGCAGTTAGTGGAAAAGCACATCCCCGTTTTTAATCAGACAAAAGTCTTATCTTTGGTTAAGAATGATGGTCATATCTCGGGGGTTGAGATTGAGCATCCGCAAGCAGGTAAAAAGATTATTAATGCCAAAGCAGTTCTGATTGCTAGTGGTGGATTCGCACAAAATCGTACCCTGATGTCAGTATATGCTCCTGATTTATTAAGGTTAGGCACAACAAATCATCCTGGTGCGACCGGTGACGGTATTAAACTTGCAACAACAGCAGGTGGCGCACTGGTAGATATGAACAAAGTACAAGTTCACCCAACTGCCCAGCAGGAAACAGATCACGTTTATTTAATAGGTGAGGGGTTACGCGGTGCTGGTGCTATTTTGATCAATCATTCGGGCAAACGTTTTACTAATGAAATGGCTACGCGTGATCAGGTGACTAAGGCCATTGATGACCTACATCAGGATGGAGCGATACTGATATTTGATCAGGGCATTCGCGAAGTATTTAAAGCAGCCGATTTTTATGTTGCCATGCGGTTAGCTGTTTCAGGAAATACAATATGTGAGTTAGCGGAAAAAATAGGTGTAAATCCCAATAACTTGGAAGAAACAGTAAGTAGTTGGAACATTTATCAAGAGACCGTTGAGGATATAGCATTTGGTCGCCAGACAGGCATGGATCGTGGTATTGAGAAGTCGCCTTATTATGCGATTCATATTAAGCCGGCCGTTCATTACACAATGGGCGGAATAAAGATTAATAGTTTAACTGAAGTTTTAAATGAGATAGGTGAGACAGTACCAGGATTATTTGCTGCTGGTGAGGTGACTGGTGGATTACATGGAGACAATCGCATTGGTGGTAATTCAATTTCCGAAACAATTGTTTTTGGCCGATAG
- a CDS encoding XRE family transcriptional regulator, with the protein MENIFSYQLNMLRQKKSLSQELIAQKLYVSRQSVSKWERGDAEPDIDKLIALADIFGVDLNYLLAGQQSPEELLLKLTAVRKGFKKPVLNDVNLEIYGKDRIALLGSNGSGKSTIVNIIAGMLRPDAGHIERLFDPKEDLNVMPQENVLIETLRLAEHIALSAGIHRIYSTQFVSGLLQKFHLEEQANVRISDLSGGQKRRLALLLSVMSSSKLLILDEPTVGMDLESIDFFWNYMDHVAGSVLTITHDFNQIDRYFNRVLLLKDGVIVQDEKVTEIHSNNQTIEEWYRKYNNNEG; encoded by the coding sequence ATGGAAAATATATTCAGTTATCAGCTCAATATGTTACGGCAAAAGAAAAGTTTATCACAGGAGCTTATTGCTCAAAAGTTATATGTTTCGCGTCAATCCGTTTCAAAATGGGAACGTGGGGATGCTGAACCAGACATTGATAAACTTATCGCGTTAGCGGACATCTTTGGAGTTGATTTAAATTATTTATTGGCCGGACAACAGAGTCCAGAAGAATTATTATTGAAGTTGACGGCCGTTCGAAAAGGCTTTAAAAAACCAGTACTAAATGATGTGAATTTAGAAATTTATGGTAAGGATCGCATTGCATTATTAGGGAGCAATGGTTCGGGTAAGTCCACTATTGTAAATATCATTGCGGGGATGTTGCGGCCAGATGCGGGTCACATCGAAAGATTATTTGATCCCAAAGAGGATTTAAATGTTATGCCTCAAGAAAATGTTTTAATAGAAACGCTTCGATTAGCAGAACATATAGCTCTTTCTGCTGGCATTCATCGTATTTATTCAACGCAGTTTGTTAGTGGGTTATTGCAAAAGTTTCATTTGGAAGAACAAGCTAATGTCAGAATTAGTGATCTATCTGGCGGTCAAAAAAGAAGACTTGCCTTATTATTAAGCGTAATGAGTTCTTCAAAGCTTTTGATTCTAGATGAACCGACAGTTGGCATGGATTTAGAATCTATTGATTTCTTTTGGAATTATATGGATCATGTTGCTGGTAGCGTTTTGACTATTACACATGATTTTAATCAAATTGATCGGTATTTTAATCGTGTTTTGTTATTAAAAGACGGTGTGATTGTACAAGATGAAAAAGTTACGGAAATACATTCTAATAATCAGACGATTGAAGAATGGTACCGCAAGTATAATAATAACGAGGGGTGA
- a CDS encoding ECF transporter S component, with amino-acid sequence MGQQNRVVIDIVLVALFTSITFVATSIQVPMPALIGKPFVHLGNSAVLLSVLLLGYKRGALAGGFGLALFDVMHGYAMEAPYYFIECFIVGGIADYVFSLVDYKKHGTNLKLILVIFSAVFAKLVMTTGHNFVMSLFKGMTLQPAIIATISSLFPTIINCITTLVTVFVIYRVLAEQFKRLFVRNNFN; translated from the coding sequence ATGGGGCAACAAAATAGGGTAGTCATAGATATTGTGTTAGTTGCTTTATTTACTAGTATTACATTTGTAGCGACCAGTATACAGGTTCCAATGCCGGCACTGATAGGGAAACCATTTGTACATCTGGGTAACTCAGCAGTGCTTCTTTCGGTACTTTTATTAGGCTATAAACGGGGTGCATTGGCTGGTGGCTTTGGATTAGCATTATTTGATGTGATGCATGGTTATGCCATGGAAGCACCTTATTATTTTATTGAGTGCTTTATTGTTGGTGGTATTGCAGATTATGTATTTTCATTAGTAGACTATAAAAAACATGGGACAAATTTAAAATTAATTCTGGTTATTTTTTCAGCTGTTTTTGCTAAATTAGTAATGACAACGGGACATAATTTTGTGATGAGCTTATTTAAGGGGATGACACTCCAACCAGCAATAATAGCTACTATTTCATCTCTTTTTCCTACCATAATTAATTGCATTACGACATTAGTTACTGTCTTTGTGATATATCGAGTACTAGCTGAACAGTTTAAACGATTATTTGTAAGAAATAATTTTAATTAA